The Chryseobacterium phocaeense genome includes the window GACTTCCCCCCAGCGGCGCTCCAAAAAGAGCGGTGAAGCCAGAAGCCATCCCGGCAATACTCAACGAACGGAGCTCTTCTCCTTTCAACCTGAATAATTTCCCGAGATAGGTCCCCGTAGAACCTGTGACCTGAACCAATGGAGCTTCCGGCCCAAGGCTTCCTCCCGATGCCACACAAAATAGTGACGAAAGAATCATCGAAGGATTATTTTTAGGGTCTAATTTCCCTTTATTAAAACGGATATTGTTAACAATCAGGTGAATTTCCCCGGGATCTCCGATAAAATGAATCACCAGCCCGGCCATCAGACCACAAATGGCCATGGTTGGAATCACCATCCAGCCCTGAAACTCCGTTAAAAACTCAGTAAAATGTTCCAGCACAATCCAGTAGCCACCCGCAATAGCACCGCCTACAAGACCGGTGAAGGCCCACATGAAAAAGGTACGGCTGAATACAAAAGGATTAAATCTTATAGGTTGATCCAGAAGATTGAATGTTCTTATTAACCGTCTTCTTCTATTGATTTTCATTTAAATTGATTTTGAATGTGGTCATCATTTGTGCCTTAATTTCTGACCCTTATGTATGTTTCAAAACACTAATGCCACTAGTTTTTTCACAAATTCCACAAATATGCTGTCTCTTAATAGTGATCGTAGTGAATTATTTGTGCTATTTGTGTTTTAAAAACATCAGTATTTTAGGTCTAAATACAATACTTCCCGAATAGTTTACAAACAGGAAGTTTTATATTTTATTTTAAATTTTATTTTTTAGCAAAATAGAGAATAAGCATTCCCCAGCTCAGGATCATCAAAAGACCTCCCAGCGGGGTGATTGGCCCTAAAAATTTCAGGTTTGCACCCAGATAATCCTGCAGACTCAGAAAATAAATACTGAAAGAAAACAGCATGGTTCCTGCAATCATCAGAATGGATGTCCATTTTTCAGATGAAGTTTCAAATTTTAAAATATACCCGATAATGAGTAGAAAAAATGCAGCGTACATCTGATATCGTACTCCCGTTTCAAAACTTTCCAGTCTTTCCACCGAAAGGATCTTTTTTAAAGCATGTGCCCCGAAAGCTCCTAAAATAACAGACAGCATTCCATATGCAGCACCAAAAATTAAAGTAATTGTTTTCATTTTATAATTCTTCTAATTCGAGATTTAAATATTTTTTTGTTTTATAATCCTGCCAGGTACCGGTGATCTTTTTTCCATTAATATCGGCTTCTACAAGACCTGTCACCATCCACTGTCTGGCTTCCTCGCTGTAGTATTCACTTTCGGTAGCAGAGATATGATTTCCTTTTATATTCCCGTTCCATTCTATCAGCTTTTTGTTTTTATCATACCAGTACGATGCGCTGAAGCTGGCCTCACCATCTTTTTCATCATACAAACGCTTAATCAAAACTGTAACCGGGTATTTTCCATCAATTTTCCCTTTGTACAGCTTATTCCTGACGCTTGTCTGATCTGTCTGCTCAGAACCGGACACTAAATTTTTTGCATACGGACTCCAGTATTTTTCCAGGGTCTGATAATGAAATTCAACCACATGACTATCCAGCTCATCCAGTGCTCTCATGGCGTGATTGGCACATCGTGGGGCAATAAACTTCAGCTTACCATTTCCGAAATAATATTCCATAGAGTCTAAACCATAATCCGTATAGCAGCCCTCGTAAAGACCAATCTGCCCCAGCACCTCATTTGAAGGATTCTTTTCCGCTTTTAGAATGGCCAGAAAGTCAGCAACCTGCTTCCTGATTTCTTTCTTAATGAGATCCTGAATTACTTTTAAGGCATCCGGTTTGAAAAGATCCTGTACATTGATGTAATTTCCGGTCCTCAGGTCAAAATTCCTGGCAATAAAAAAACTCTCAGGATACGCTCCTGAAGCTTCCCCCTCCATTGTAATACTCAGAATATTCTTTGGACTGTCCATCTTTTCCCAGCTATAAAAATGCACATAGCTGGAATACGAGGTGTTTCCTGCAGAAACCTTCTTAAAAGGATTTCCGCCTGATTCCGGGACAAATTCCAGCTGATCAACCTGTAAAAAAGCATTGATCTTTTTTCCTACCAGAGGATTTCCCGAGGAGGTAACCACAGGGAAAACAGTATCTCCGGATTCCGGCAGCAGATTCGTGATTTTTACATTTTTCTGCTGGGAAAAACTTAATCCTGAAATCAAAAGGAAGAATACTATTTTTTTCATTATTTCGAATGCATGTAGATTAAAATCATTTTTGCCACCAGTGTTGATATTCCCAATATGATAAACATTGTGGAAAATCTTTTTGATCCCTGAAAGCCTCTTAGGGTGGTCTTCTTTAAAAAGACTCCAAAGATGATGAAGATAACGGGTAAAATAATCTGCAGCATTACTGGCCTCTTAATCTGTTAAACTCACTGATCACCTCATGGTGGCTCACCGTTTTATCTTTAAAATACGTTACAAAGTGCTGTTTTTCGTCTTCTGTAGCGCCCATCTGGTTGAGAATATTCAGCAGGTGCATTTTCATGTGGCCTTTTTGAATCCCTGTAGTGACCAGAGAACGAAGTGCACCAAAGTTCTGAGCCAGACCGGAAACGGCAAGAATACTCATCAGTTCCTGCGCGGAAGGCTTTCCAAGAAGCGCCAGAGAAAATTTTACAAGAGGATGGAGATTCGTAAGCCCTCCTACTACCCCGACAGAAATCGGAAGATCGATCCAGAATCTGAAAATTCCGTTATCTATGGTACAGTGCGTAAGTGATCTATACTGTCCGTCTCTCGCTGCATAGGCATGGGCACAGGCTTCCGTTGCCCTGAAATCATTTCCTGTTGCAATCACTACGGCATCTACTCCATTCATGATTCCTTTATTATGGGTCGTTGCACGGAAAGGCTCGATTTCAGCGATGGTCACTGCCTGTTTGAATTTTGCGGCAAATTCTTCATTGGAAATTCCGCTGTCATCCTTTAAATCTTCAATTTTACAGGATACCTCAGCTCTTACAAGACAATCGGGCGTAAAATTGGAAAGGATATTCATTACAATCTGCAGTGAGTTTTTTTCTTCCTGTGTGAAATCTTCACTGACAGCAATTTCCTGCTTCATGGTTTTACCGAACTGTTCCAGACATGAATTGATAAAATTCGCACCCATGGAATCTACGGTATCAAAACTTGCTTTAAGCTGATAATAGTTAGGCATTTCAGCAGTTTTATCCACTAATTTAATGTCTAAAATCCCGCCGCCACGTTTTCTCATATTGGCCGTAATATCTTCAGTAGCGCTCAGTAATTTCTTCTTTAAATTGAAATTAAAGAAATGAAG containing:
- a CDS encoding hydroxymethylglutaryl-CoA reductase, degradative; amino-acid sequence: MNHKPVEGFSKLTKQGKIDWLVNEYLEGNEEYQNILKQYWNENAELQKLHEEFSENTISNFYMPYGIAPNFLIDGKLFALPMAVEESSVVAAASKAAKFWIDKGGFKTTIINNEKLGHTHFIFNVESHKLLHFFNFNLKKKLLSATEDITANMRKRGGGILDIKLVDKTAEMPNYYQLKASFDTVDSMGANFINSCLEQFGKTMKQEIAVSEDFTQEEKNSLQIVMNILSNFTPDCLVRAEVSCKIEDLKDDSGISNEEFAAKFKQAVTIAEIEPFRATTHNKGIMNGVDAVVIATGNDFRATEACAHAYAARDGQYRSLTHCTIDNGIFRFWIDLPISVGVVGGLTNLHPLVKFSLALLGKPSAQELMSILAVSGLAQNFGALRSLVTTGIQKGHMKMHLLNILNQMGATEDEKQHFVTYFKDKTVSHHEVISEFNRLRGQ
- a CDS encoding DUF423 domain-containing protein: MKTITLIFGAAYGMLSVILGAFGAHALKKILSVERLESFETGVRYQMYAAFFLLIIGYILKFETSSEKWTSILMIAGTMLFSFSIYFLSLQDYLGANLKFLGPITPLGGLLMILSWGMLILYFAKK
- a CDS encoding DUF4163 domain-containing protein; this translates as MKKIVFFLLISGLSFSQQKNVKITNLLPESGDTVFPVVTSSGNPLVGKKINAFLQVDQLEFVPESGGNPFKKVSAGNTSYSSYVHFYSWEKMDSPKNILSITMEGEASGAYPESFFIARNFDLRTGNYINVQDLFKPDALKVIQDLIKKEIRKQVADFLAILKAEKNPSNEVLGQIGLYEGCYTDYGLDSMEYYFGNGKLKFIAPRCANHAMRALDELDSHVVEFHYQTLEKYWSPYAKNLVSGSEQTDQTSVRNKLYKGKIDGKYPVTVLIKRLYDEKDGEASFSASYWYDKNKKLIEWNGNIKGNHISATESEYYSEEARQWMVTGLVEADINGKKITGTWQDYKTKKYLNLELEEL